In Mangifera indica cultivar Alphonso chromosome 1, CATAS_Mindica_2.1, whole genome shotgun sequence, a single genomic region encodes these proteins:
- the LOC123193430 gene encoding AP2-like ethylene-responsive transcription factor ANT gives MKSISNNDSSNNNHNLNNNTWLGFSLSPHMKMEVSQDPLHLQETQTFSGSSSSSRIPTAIPASFFQPPLQPLSYVPYYGVEVDHQNAALYSSLPVMPLKSDGSLCLMEALNGSQQPQGMVTTSTPKLEDFFGGTSTGTHHYESNDREAMALSLDSTIYFHQNSSHAPHDQNLLNKLHDNSRLQPYQYFTPSYMGDNKDKPQVPDCKLQLPTMADDGIHSAKNWVARNYETDHSLQQKMVYSMSDNGADSSNMSAMPYRNLQSLSLTMSPGSQSSCVTASQQLTHTMTDSVTLETKKRGPEKVDQKQTVHRKSIDTFGQRTSQYRGVTRHRWTGRYEAHLWDNSCKKEGQSRKGRQVYLGGYDMEEKAARAYDLAALKYWGPSTHINFPLENYQQELEDMKGMTRQEYVAHLRRKSSGFSRGASIYRGVTRHHQHGRWQARIGRVAGNKDLYLGTFSTQEEAAEAYDIAAIKFRGINAVTNFNITQYDVERIMASPTLLAGELARRNKEIVTIPDTEATNHKNPAAHGGNNVESIPIQKNIEGFMYQSSLSQQQLEQKVPNMIDNYKAQTFSMAAESVMGTDTMSSGQQEVEDSTKMGNHLSSASSLVSTLSSSREGTPDRSSAPLQYAMPCAAAINIFNSPTTTVNSWIPTAERRPPPVNMPLNMPVFAAWTDS, from the exons ATGAAGTCCATCAGCAACAACGATAGCAGCAATAACAACCACAACCTCAACAATAATACCTGGTTAGGCTTCTCTCTTTCACCTCACATGAAAATGGAGGTTTCTCAGGACCCTCTTCACCTTCAAGAAACACAGACTTTTTctggttcttcttcttcttctcgtATTCCTACAGCCATCCCAGCAAGTTTTTTTCAACCCCCTCTTCAACCTCTTAGTTACGTCCCTTACTATGGCGTCGAAGTTGATCACCAAAATGCTGCCCTGTACTCTTCTTTGCCTGTCATGCCTCTCAAGTCTGATGGTTCTCTTTGTTTAATGGAAGCTCTAAACGGGTCTCAGCAACCACAAG GAATGGTAACAACTTCAACACCAAAACTGGAAGACTTCTTTGGCGGTACTTCCACGGGGACCCATCACTATGAAAGCAATGACCGAGAAGCAATGGCTCTTAGTTTAGACAGTACCATCTATTTCCACCAGAACTCTAGCCATGCCCCTCATGACCAAAATCTCCTGAACAAGCTCCATGATAATTCTAGGCTCCAACCATACCAATATTTCACTCCTTCCTATATGGGAGACAACAAAGATAAACCCCAGGTACCAGACTGCAAGTTACAGCTCCCAACAATGGCGGATGATGGTATCCATTCCGCCAAGAACTGGGTTGCAAGAAACTATGAAACTGACCATTCACTGCAGCAGAAAATGGTTTACAGCATGAGTGATAATGGTGCTGATTCTAGTAATATGAGTGCAATGCCATATAGGAATTTGCAGTCTTTGAGCTTAACCATGAGCCCTGGCTCCCAGTCAAGCTGTGTCACAGCTTCACAGCAACTCACACACACTATGACTGACTCTGTCACCTTGGAAACTAAAAAAAGAGGGCCTGAGAAGGTGGATCAAAAGCAAACTGTTCATAGGAAATCCATTGATACATTTGGCCAGAGAACTTCTCAGTACAGAGGTGTCACAAG GCATAGATGGACTGGTAGATATGAAGCTCATCTCTGGGACAATAGTTGCAAGAAGGAAGGGCAGAGTAGGAAAGGAAGGCAAG TTTATCTGG gaGGTTATGATATGGAAGAGAAAGCTGCAAGAGCTTATGATCTAGCTGCTCTCAAGTACTGGGGTCCCTCCACACATATAAATTTCCCa CTGGAAAATTATCAGCAGGAACTTGAAGACATGAAGGGCATGACCAGACAGGAGTATGTTGCTCACTTGCGAAG AAAAAGTAGTGGCTTTTCTAGGGGAGCCTCGATATACAGAGGAGTAACAAG GCATCATCAACATGGAAGATGGCAAGCTCGAATTGGCAGAGTAGCAGGAAACAAGGATCTTTATCTTGGGACTTTCA GCACCCAAGAGGAAGCGGCTGAAGCCTACGACATTGCAGCTATAAAATTTCGTGGGATAAATGCTGTGACTAACTTCAACATAACGCAGTATGATGTGGAACGAATCATGGCTAGCCCCACCCTTCTTGCAGGAGAACTTGCTCGGCGAAATAAGGAGATTGTTACTATTCCTGATACTGAGGCAACTAATCACAAAAACCCTGCTGCTCATGGCGGCAACAATGTGGAAAGCATACCAATTCAAAAGAACATTGAAGGTTTCATGTATCAGTCATCATTATCTCAGCAACAACTTGAGCAGAAAGTACCAAATATGATTGATAATTACAAGGCTCAAACTTTCTCAATGGCAGCTGAAAGTGTGATGGGTACTGATACAATGAGCTCGGGTCAACAAGAGGTAGAGGATTCGACCAAGATGGGTAATCATCTCTCCAGTGCCTCTTCTTTGGTGAGCACCTTGAGTAGCTCCAGAGAAGGCACCCCAGATAGGAGCAGTGCCCCATTGCAGTATGCGATGCCTTGTGCAGCTGCGATCAATATTTTCAACAGTCCAACCACCACTGTTAATTCTTGGATTCCCACCGCTGAAAGGAGGCCGCCTCCAGTAAACATGCCTCTCAATATGCCGGTTTTTGCTGCGTGGACAGATTCCTAG